The following proteins come from a genomic window of Takifugu rubripes chromosome 11, fTakRub1.2, whole genome shotgun sequence:
- the ttc9b gene encoding tetratricopeptide repeat protein 9B, whose translation MHSTLLQSSPTKHTFVSEHHGPLQPLSLRDMEAKQLKSLKSYPETVGRSLTTATGTDSSGYRAGSAEMEMEAKIQKAIDFKAEGHRCYKEKKFREAIGKYHRALLQLKGMQVVDGTTGSEVNLLNQAASKLTEEQRRAVESTEIECYDSLTACLLQSELVNYERVKEYCLKVLSHQRDHFKAMYRAGIAFYHLGDYECALRYLRDAKNREPTDTNVLRYIQLTEMKMSKSSQRERESGKETQG comes from the exons ATGCACAGCACGCTGCTCCAGTCCTCCCCGACAAAACACACCTTCGTGTCCGAGCACCATGGCCCGCTTCAGCCGCTTTCATTGAGAGACATGGAAGCCAAGCAGCTGAAGAGTCTCAAAAGCTACCCGGAGACTGTTGGACGGAGCCTCACAACGGCCACCGGAACTGACAGCTCCGGGTATCGGGCCGGCTCGGCTGAAATGGAGATGGAGGCGAAAATCCAGAAAGCCATCGACTTCAAGGCGGAAGGCCACCGATGTTATAAGGAGAAGAAATTCCGGGAGGCGATCGGCAAGTACCATCgggcgctgctgcagctcaaaggGATGCAAGTTGTCGACGGGACGACGGGCTCGGAGGTCAACCTGCTGAACCAAGCCGCGTCCAAGCTGACAGAAGAGCAGCGGAGGGCGGTGGAGAGCACCGAGATCGAGTGCTACGACAGCCTGACAG CGTGCCTGCTGCAGTCGGAGCTGGTCAACTACGAGCGAGTGAAGGAGTACTGTCTGAAGGTGCTGAGCCACCAGAGGGACCACTTCAAGGCCATGTACCGAGCAGGCATCGCCTTCTATCACCTGGGCGATTACGAATGTGCCCTGCGCTACCTGCGCGACGCCAAGAACCGCGAGCCCACAG ACACAAATGTCCTGCGGTACATCCAGCTGACAGAAATGAAGATGAGCAAGAGCAGCCAGCGGGAACGGGAGAGCGGCAAAGAGACCCAGGGCTAA
- the map3k10 gene encoding mitogen-activated protein kinase kinase kinase 10, with protein MNPYGRASSTAPPLSCTSCGGCCSPPPPCLIPPGPPSTTSSSSMPPNITPPPPMFPAPVVQVENGSSWNSSSGSPDSHPGRRCGVTNPNPYWTAVFDYEATADEELTLRRGDLLEVLSKDSKVSGDEGWWTGKIQDKVGIFPSNYVTKGDAANYKQLAAGGLVAGGLGECPLEIDFLELHLEEVIGAGGFGKVYKGMWRNEEVAVKAARQDPDEDISATAESVRQEARLFWMLQHRNIIALRGVCLREPNLCLVMEYARGGALNRALAGKKVPPKVLVNWAVQIAAGMDYLHNQAFVPIIHRDLKSSNILILEPLERLSLGSKTLKITDFGLAREWHQTTKMSAAGTYAWMAPEVIKLSLFSKSSDVWSFGVLLWELLTGEVPYREIDALAVAYGVAMNKLTLPIPSTCPEPFAQLLEECWSPNPHSRPSFTSILRQLLAIEQSAMFQMPLESFHSLQEDWRLEIQQMFDELRAKEKELRSWEEALARAAEEQREQEEQLRRREQELAEREIDIVERELNIIIHQVYQEKPSVKKRKGHFKKSRLLKLGRDSNCISLPSGFEHKITVQASPKVDKRKPQGSESTTPPASPGVIPRLRAIRLTPTDGSKTWGRSAVCKKEDLSSSKKKGRTWGPSSTHQKERVGGEDKLKSLGEGCKVWSSSAPNLGKSPKHAPMTAGFSSLNEMEECCDPEESPGSLQPSETSSNGAVDDSGSLWSSPSATGGSCQGSVGQGSGANYQESARRCSQRKKSDMLLLGCASLLASVALGQDLLQLGKLQVLQDEQDLRDEQRKKKDGLFQRAGRFRRSTSPPSRNLSLSLSRHHESMLPSTDPSPSVTLLSLSSLSDCNSTKSLLPSDPEEYPLTPMMGAKTPAAPPAHALNPLLDLRAESFKKEPNQSLTPTHVSAAMAMNRGHRRTPSDGAIRPRAQTLGHRRTPSDGSMPMPPPPGGLNKPANKGTQESLEIPRLPIPTSVFPVPHRRKAPAPPVPNPDAFCLISPLERPKTLEFAPRPRPTPARVRPSDAWKLSSLSRTLSSSPGSSCDSPQGLGDGEDGGGASAAAQQNLMDMDVEGQSLDQTVPLCGQQHPTALCGQQL; from the exons ATGAACCCGTACGGCAGAGCAAGCAGCACGGCGCCCCCCCTGTCCTGCACCAGCTGTGGGGGCTGCTGCTCGCCGCCTCCCCCTTGCTTAATCCCACCAGGGCCCCCATCTactacctcctcttcctcaatgCCACCGAATATTACCCCTCCGCCGCCGATGTTCCCGGCCCCCGTGGTGCAGGTGGAGAACGGCAGCAGCTGGAACTCTTCGTCCGGTTCCCCGGACTCCCACCCAGGTCGCCGCTGTGGGGTCACCAACCCCAACCCTTACTGGACAGCAGTGTTTGACTATGAGGCCACAGCGGACGAGGAGTTAACCCTGCGGCGCGGGGACCTCCTGGAGGTCCTCTCCAAAGACTCAAAGGTGTCCGGGGATGAGGGTTGGTGGACAGGCAAGATCCAGGACAAGGTGGGCATCTTCCCCAGCAACTATGTGACCAAGGGGGACGCGGCCAACTACAAGCAGCTCGCTGCTGGAGGTCTGGTGGCGGGCGGGCTAGGCGAGTGTCCTCTGGAGATAGACTTCCTAGAACTGCACCTGGAAGAGGTGATCGGAGCGGGCGGGTTTGGGAAAGTGTACAAAGGAATGTGGAGGAACGAAGAGGTAGCGGTGAAGGCCGCCAGGCAAGACCCCGACGAGGACATCAGCGCCACGGCGGAGAGCGTGCGCCAGGAGGCCAGGCTGTTCTGGATGCTCCAACATCGCAACATAATCGCCCTGCGCGGGGTGTGCCTGCGCGAGCCCAACCTGTGCTTGGTGATGGAGTACGCCAGAGGGGGGGCGCTGAACCGAGCACTCGCTGGAAAGAAGGTGCCCCCAAAGGTTCTGGTGAACTGGGCGGTCCAGATCGCTGCGGGGATGGACTACCTGCACAACCAGGCGTTCGTGCCCATCATTCACAGGGACCTCAAGTCCAGCAATA ttCTCATCCTGGAGCCTCTGGAGAGGCTCAGCTTGGGCAGTAAAACCTTAAAGATCACAGACTTCGGTCTGGCCAGGGAGTGGCATCAGACCACCAAGATGAGCGCGGCGGGGACGTACGCCTGGATGGCCCCCGAGGTCATCAAACTGTCCCTCTTCTCCAAAAGCAGCGACGTGTGGAG TTTTGGGGTGCTACTGTGGGAGCTGCTGACCGGCGAGGTCCCCTACCGAGAGATCGACGCTCTGGCGGTAGCATACGGCGTCGCCATGAACAAACTAACCCTCCCCATCCCGTCAACGTGCCCCGAGCCCTTCGCTCAGCTGCTGGAAG AGTGTTGGAGCCCAAACCCCCACAGCAGACCCTCCTTCACCAGCATCCTGAGGCAGCTGTTGGCCATCGAGCAGTCGGCCATGTTTCAGATGCCTCTGGAGTCGTTCCACTCTTTACAAGAGGACTGGAGGCTGGAGATCCAGCAGATGTTTGATGAACTCAGGGCCAAAGAGAAG GAACTAAGATCATGGGAGGAGGCGCTGGCAAGGGCGGCCGAGGAGCagcgggagcaggaggagcagctgcggaGGCGGGAGCAGGAGCTGGCGGAGAGGGAGATCGATATCGTGGAACGAGAGCTGAACATCATCATCCACCAGGTGTACCAGGAGAAACCCAGCGTGAAGAAAAGGAAAGGCCACTTTAAAAAGAGCAGACTGCTGAAGCTGGGCCGCGACAGCAACTGCATCAGTCTGCCATCTG GCTTCGAGCATAAGATCACCGTCCAGGCATCTCCCAAGGTGGACAAGAGGAAGCCTCAGGGCAGCGAGAGCACCACCCCACCCGCCAGTCCAGGGGTCATTCCCCGATTGAGAGCCATCAGAT TGACGCCGACCGACGGCAGCAAGACGTGGGGGCGCAGCGCCGTGTGCAAGAAGGAGGACCTGTCGAGCAGCAAGAAGAAAGGACGCACCTGGGGGCCCAGCTCCACGCACCAGAAAGAAAGAGTTGGTGGAGAAGACAA GCTGAAGTCTCTGGGCGAGGGATGCAAAGTGTGGTCGTCCAGTGCTCCAAATCTGGGCAAGTCCCCCAAACATGCCCCCATGACCGCCGGCTTCTCCAGCCTTAACGAAATGG agGAGTGCTGTGACCCGGAGGAGTCGCCCGGCTCCCTGCAGCCGTCGGAGACCAGCAGCAACGGCGCTGTGGACGATTCGGGGTCTCTGTGGAGCAGCCCGTCGGCCACTGGCGGCTCCTGCCAGGGCTCCGTGGGTCAGGGATCGGGGGCGAACTACCAGGAGTCTGCGCGGCGCTGCAGCCAGAGGAAGAAAAGCGACATGTTGCTGCTGGGGTGTGCCTCTCTGCTGGCCTCCGTCGCCCTGGGACAGGACCTCCTGCAGCTGGGAAAACTACAG GTCCTTCAGGATGAGCAGGACCTCAGAGACGAGCAGCGTAAGAAGAAAGACGGCCTTTTCCAGAGGGCGGGGCGCTTCCGCCGCAGCACCTCCCCGCCCAGCCGAaacctctccctctccctctcccgaCACCATGAGTCCATGCTCCCCAGCACGGACCCCTCGCCCTCTGTCACCCTCCTCTCcttgtcctctctgtctgacTGCAACTCCACCaagtccctccttccctctgacCCGGAGGAGTACCCCCTGACCCCCATGATGGGGGCGAAAACCCCAGCGGCCCCGCCGGCTCACGCCCTCAAccctctgctggacctgcgGGCAGAGAGCTTTAAGAAGGAGCCCAACCAGTCTCTGACACCCACCCACGTGTCTGCAGCCATGGCCATGAACAGAGGGCACAGACGCACCCCCTCAGACGGGGCCATACGGCCCCGGGCTCAGACTCTGGGACATCGCAGGACTCCGTCAGACGGAAGCATGcccatgccccccccacctggaGGACTGAACAAACCTGCAAACAAAG GGACACAGGAAAGCTTGGAAATCCCCCGCCTCCCCATCCCCACCTCCGTCTTCCCCGTCCCCCACCGACGCAAAGCTCCCGCTCCGCCGGTCCCCAACCCCGACGCCTTCTGCCTCATCAGCCCCCTGGAGAGGCCCAAAACGCTGGAATTCGCACCCCGGCCTCGGCCCACGCCGGCCCGCGTGAGGCCGTCCGACGCCTGGAAGCTGAGCTCGCTGTCGCGCACCCTCAGCTCGTCCCCGGGCAGCAGCTGTGACAGCCCCCAGGGTTTAGGGGACGGcgaggacggcggcggcgctAGTGCGGCGGCGCAGCAAAACCTGATGGACATGGACGTGGAGGGTCAGAGCTTAGACCAGACGGTCCCTCTGTGTGGACAGCAGCACCCCACTGCGCTCTGTGGACAACAACTGTAG